Genomic window (Saccharomyces cerevisiae S288C chromosome X, complete sequence):
GCACGGAAATCTTGAAAAGAGCCTCCTCTGGTATTCAAGAATGATACAACCATCAGGTATATCAATGTAAACAGTAGAGCGTATAGGAATAACCAAGTGAACCACGAAGTCCCGCCTGCCTTCTTAGCTGGCTTTTTCCCCTCGCTGTCACCATCCTTACCATTATCGCCGtcgccattttttttgtcatcatctttgcTCTTCAAACAGCCAGATGGCCCTTTTAGGGTCAATTGGATACTTTTATCGGCCCATGTGTGACTAGTCAGCTCGTCTTGTTTCATATTGTCATTACACTGAAATTCTAGTTTTGCGTCAAAAGAATTGGCGCCCCACGTAGCGCCTTTTAGTGTCAATGTAAGCGCACTCTCAGTTTCCTCGACATTGAAGCCAATGTTTTTGTCAAAATCTATAATTTGAGTGGTGATAGCATCCTTACCGGGCAAGATGACATCTGTTAAACCACATAGcatgtcattttttttacattcTTCAGGAGGTTCTACGTTATGCTCTTCGCAAACGTTTATCCACCacttttcaatagttgTGCTTGGCGGAGTATCCCTTTCCGTAGAAGTTAGTGAGCTAAATTTTCCCACCTGatactttttcaatacatCATGCTTCTCGCAGGACAAGGCCTGTACCACTGTAATTATACTGATGAAGCCACATATCCAAGTCTTCGATACCATCGTGAAAGCTTTCCTTACCTTTATCTATCGCATCGATTGAAGATCTCAGATATAAATCTACAGCAGACTAATATGCCACTAACCTCTTGAAAACCCGTCGCTTacgaaaaagaaggaagacGGAAAAAGGACGGcatccttttcaatttgcACCTGGACATTCTCACCCATACATGGccttgttttttttttaactgaAACTTTTTTGGCCGTTTTTGAGGATATGATATTTCTATGTCGGAGAACAAAAGTAGGCGTGGGAAGTGAAGCTCTTTCGCTCTTTCTGTGATGATCTCCTTCCAGCTAGGCTCGGTTCGACCCTGAGGTCTGCCCCTAGCTCCTTCCTATTCCAAACGGAATACCAAATGTCCAGCCCGTGACAATGCAGCAGGGTggctaatttttcatccaGAGTTTGCAGAATGTTGGTTCTCACAAACTCAGAGAGAATTGGCGGATGATGGGTAACTGTGAGAGGAAGTGTCTGGATTTGATCGTATTTGTTAAATTCATCAACACCTTTTATGCAGAGGTGTAGTAGTGTAGGTAGCCCTTAGTAATTGGTGTTTATTATTGTCTATatagaaatttctttttagtgTAGCTTGTACTCTTTCCCTgcattatttttgttttattgaCTTTTGTCTTGGtgaatcaaaaaattaacgAAACGAACAAATTTAAAATGGCAAGATACGGTGCTACTTCAACCAACCCAGCTAAATCTGCGTCAGCTCGTGGTTCTTATTTGCGTGTTTCTTTCAAGAACACCAGGGAAACTGCTCAAGCCATTAATGGTTGGGAATTGACTAAGGCTCAAAAATACTTGGACCAAGTTTTGGACCACCAAAGAGCCATCCCATTCAGAAGATTTAACTCCTCTATTGGTAGAACTGCCCAAGGTAAGGAATTTGGTGTCACCAAGGCTAGATGGCCAGCTAAATCTGTTAAGTTCGTTCAAGGTTTGTTGCAAAACGCCGCTGCCAATGCTGAAGTATGtttaaaatgaaaatatgaaaaataagattgaaaaataataatgatgtgTTGACGGGAGATGATAAAGTATTAGAATATGTTCATATGTGTTGCATCCTATTTTCTGCATGAATGCACGATTCGAAAGAGCTAAAATTAACAGTTTTCCaaatgaaagagaaaagaaataaagaagaaatgggACATGCAAAAAGGAACTATGGATACCTATTAAGCGTATAGCATAGTGTTTTCTaatcttattttttcttacaCTACGactttaaaatttttactaACAATGAATTACtattaattttctttttaaaacAGGCTAAGGGTCTAGATGCTACCAAGTTGTACGTTTCTCACATCCAAGTTAACCAAGCACCAaagcaaagaagaagaacttaCAGAGCCCACGGTAGAATCAACAAGTACGAATCTTCTCCATCTCACATTGAATTGGTTGTTAccgaaaaggaagaagctGTCGCCAAGGCTGCTGAAAAGAAGGTTGTCAGATTGACTTCTAGACAAAGAGGTAGAATTGCTGCCCAAAAACGTATCTCTGCTTAAATgcttttttaattttaaaatcttttaaagtGAATATTTGATTTATATACTACTATATACTAATTTGTTTAGGCCAATACACAGaatcaaaatcaaactAAGAACAACacagaacaagaaaaataacttttgataaaggctcttttaaataaaaaaaatagaaaaaatagaaaataacaCAATTATAGATATATATCTACATGTACATAACATGTCTAGTCGAATCTAGAGAAATGGGATAAAAATCAGAGAGAAGCCAAGTCAAGTGACGCACCattaaagaaatgaacctagaagaaagaaaataagcAAAAATATAGAGCGAAACAAAATAGAAAGTGTTACTAATGAAGAATAATtacaacaaaaacaaaaatgatcTCCATGTGTCATTGTTATGCCGACCAATACCTGTAAAATTGAGGTGCTTCAATAGAAATGGGTTTGACATCATTCTCGTTAGATATACTTTGGCCATTATGGTTTTCACCTGTTTCAATATTAGGTTTGTTAAATGGATTCTTTCCAATACTTAAAGTTTCAGGTTTCGATAGCATACTTTTGAAATGGTCTATCTGCGACCTGATTTCCTCCTTCTCCGCCACTGAActattattgatattgCTGTCGGATATTAAATTCAAGCATTTGCTTAAAACGTTTACAATCTTGCTGGAGTTTTGGTTGAAGTTCAATCTCTGAATTAGTAAGTTTTCCTGTTGTCTTTCTAGGGTTTTCCTTTCTAGCTCCATAAATTTTTCTAGTTTCTTTAAATGATTTAATTTAGCGTccaatttttccatttgaaGTCTTATTAGCTCGTTagtcaaaaaattcatttgcCTTTCCTCGTTGGTAGCGAAAATATGACTCCTATAACCCAATGATGATATGGCAATTTCTGAACCTTCTTTAATATGTTCAATTGGCTTTTGGTCAGAGATTTCCTCTTTTTGTGATTTTATTGATTCTGCGGACTGAATGGCTCTCTGGGTCATCGACTGTACAGTCTTCGGATTGACCAAACCCACCAAGAATGCTATTGTTGATAAAACGGGGTTTTCGCTCTTCGAAAATGGCAAGTGAGGAGCATATTTCAAAGGTCCTAACCCGTTGTCATTATCACCCTTGCCATTGCCGTCACCgtataaaaatttatcttCAATGGGCAATTGAAGGAAACGTAAGATACACTGTTCAGGCGACTTATTGCCAACGTTTTTGGCCACTTTGTACCAGTCAGCGCCGAATTCTTGTATTCCCTTTAATAGCTTTTGCAAATCTTCTTTTGAccaattttcatcaatttgTTCTAGAATTTTGACTTTTTTCAGAGGACGTGAAGTTTCGCCTTCTTCCAATAGATTGGCATCACCAGTCATGCTTGTTGACGTACTTACTTCATTGTTCATTTTACCACcattatcatttttgtcaccattttcatcatcagtggTACTGGGGGGGTGAGTTATTTCatcatattttcttttgctttctttcaaatatttatataaagTACTCTCCGAATCACTAGtgttcatcatttttttaagcTTTGCCATATCCGGCAGTTGTACAGATGGTTTGTAACTTTCGAATGGGAATAGTCCTCTGGGGGCATCATGCCTTGTGGAATATTGAGACGTTAGTGGGGGTTCGATGTTCTTAGGTAATAGTTTGGAGTCAACCTGATAGTTTATTAGCCCCCATTTTGTTAAGAATTTATGCAATCTGAATAATGCAGCAGCATCACCAGAGACGTTTCTCCTCGCCGTAGTGACACTGAAATATTCGTTGGGGTTCAGCCTGTAAGAATTTACCATGAAGTTTCTGTATCTCATGTAAACTTCAGGTGTCTTTGATGGAATCCTATTGGTGAAAAATTCAGGTAACGATTGAACTTCAATggaatgaattttttctagaTTGAACCATTTAGAATAACTTGGAATAACAATTTCATGTGCTTGCGGTATCTCAAAAGTTTCGGGTTCTACTCTGGTGATAGTGGTTTTCTTTGGATTGGCACTTTTGGAGTGATCGTTCATGATTTCACGTTCCTGTTCGTTTCTCTCTTCGCCACTATCTACCTTCTTATCTACACTTTCCGTCTTTTCTATGATATCCTCCTGTTCAGCTTTATGCGCATCTGGAATTTCAGATGGAGTATTAGCAACCGACGAAGTGTTGCCTAGTTGTTTAGACTCACTCTTTGTGTCtccaaaaatggaattaTCAGGACTAATCATCGGTTGATCgtcatcctcatcatcttcttccacTTCATCCATTTCCTTTGTGTTCTCATCTGGCTgactttcttctttgacaCCTTCAATAACAGTGTTATTCTCTGgttcttcctctttttgtattttgACGTCCTCCATGTTTTTAACGTCACCATTTGAATCCTGTATTGTGCTGTCTTCCTTAATAGCAGGCttattgttttcattgTCTACCGGGTTCGTAGGTATACTAGGAGTGTTTGCCTCATTGTTCGAAACAGAACTCTCGGTTTCGCCAAAGAGATTATCACTATCCTCATTATCTTGGCCAAAGACGTTCTGGGCCCTGCTTTCTTCTGTAGAAGGTGTTTCCTGGGAATCTAGCTTATTCGCTTGCATAGTCGGCTGCTGCTTTGCCGTTACCGTTATCGCCTCACTTTCTGCATCGCGTGTGTTCGGAACAGTTGCTTCATCCTTCAGAGACTCATCTTGTTGCTGCGATTCTTCACCAGCAGTATCTGTATTGGCAACCCCTGCCACAGCTGCATTAGCGTTGCTATCACTATTGTTGTCATTGCCATGTTGGTCCACGTCCACGGAAGCGTTTACCGTGGACCCCTCACCCAGTGTATTCTCCATGCTTGCAAACCGTATCACAATTGGTCTCTGAACGCGCCTCGATGTACCAATATATCGCGCCTTGCATGGCCTTTACACATTCCTCTTGCGTATCTGATATAGTTTGTTTTCGTCTTTTCGCCAATGGCCTAAACGCCAAACGTCCGGCCTCGTTATTCGTGATGCCTACTTAATGGCTCTTAAATCGAATTTAAACTAGCTCAAAAGTAATCAATTCAAACTAAAATAACATCATTGGCCATCCTGAATTGTTGGATGCCATCTAAACTGCGTATTGACCATTATTCCATCGTAACCACGGCGGTTCAATATAATATCACTTTTGACGATTAGGTGTTTTATttacatttctttttttttttcctcgAAAAAGATCTTCAAGGATAATACAGGAATAGAACAGGAGTCTCAAAGCATTCTTGAAGCCAGATTTGCTCCAGTTTGATAGTTCCAAGAAGCGCTAAAAGTGGCAGTTCACACTTTGTTTTGATTACTAGGAATCTACTCTTTCGCTTTTTACTTCCTTCTCAGAGAATCAGCAACTGTGACATATTATAGATAATGCGTTTACAAAGAAATTCCATCATATGTGCTTTGGTGTTTTTAGTCTCATTTGTGCTGGGAGATGTGAATATTGTTTCCCCCAGCTCCAAGGCAACATTCAGTCCAAGTGGTGGTACTGTCTCTGTTCCCGTTGAATGGATGGATAATGGGGCATATCCCTCGTTAAGCAAGATTTCAACTTTCACGTTCAGTCTTTGTACTGGTCCTAATAACAACATTGACTGTGTGGCCGTACTTGCCAGTAAAATTACTCCAAGTGAGCTAACACAAGATGATAAAGTTTACTCTTACACAGCTGAGTTTGCTTCGACCTTAACTGGGAACGGTCAATATTACATTCAAGTTTTTGCCCAGGTGGACGGTCAAGGTTACACTATCCATTATACACCAAGATTCCAGTTGACTTCCATGGGCGGTGTTACGGCTTATACATATAGTGCCACAACTGAACCTACTCCCCAGACTTCTATTCAAACAACCACTACAAACAACGCCCAAGCCACTACTATTGACAGTCGTTCATTTACTGTTCCGTACACCAAGCAGACTGGTACGTCGCGTTTCGCTCCAATGCAAATGCAGCCAAATACTAAAGTGACCGCTACCACATGGACAAGGAAATTTGCCACTAGTGCTGTGACATATTACTCTACCTTTGGGTCATTGCCAGAGCAAGCAACTACGATAACTCCTGGCTGGTCTTATACGATATCATCGGGAGTAAACTACGCTACTCCTGCATCTATGCCTTCAGATAATGGTGGTTGGTACAAACCATCCAAGAGATTGTCTTTGTCTGCAAGGAAAATCAACATGAGAAAAGTATGAAAAATAGACGGCTTCTACTATCATCATTACAGTAAGGGTTGAAGTCAGGAAAggttaaaaataaaataaatatcaaaaagTTTTTAGCGGAAGGCGTTAAGGCAGCAAGTACACATTCATTTATCTATCTATACATCTATAAACACAActacaatttttttagaaatgGAATTTATTATATGAAGGGAAGACATATAGAGGCAACAGTACATAAAGGTAAGAATAAAAGCGATTTTAGCTAGTATATTTCTGGGTATTTCTTACATAGTCTCTGTAAAGCAACCACACCGTTTAAGCTTAAATCTTCGTTCTCC
Coding sequences:
- the ATG27 gene encoding Atg27p (Type I membrane protein involved in autophagy and the Cvt pathway; targeted to vacuole via AP-3 pathway), yielding MVSKTWICGFISIITVVQALSCEKHDVLKKYQVGKFSSLTSTERDTPPSTTIEKWWINVCEEHNVEPPEECKKNDMLCGLTDVILPGKDAITTQIIDFDKNIGFNVEETESALTLTLKGATWGANSFDAKLEFQCNDNMKQDELTSHTWADKSIQLTLKGPSGCLKSKDDDKKNGDGDNGKDGDSEGKKPAKKAGGTSWFTWLFLYALLFTLIYLMVVSFLNTRGGSFQDFRAEFIQRSTQFLTSLPEFCKEVVSRILGRSTAQRGGYSAV
- the RPL17B gene encoding 60S ribosomal protein uL22 RPL17B (Ribosomal 60S subunit protein L17B; required for processing of 27SB pre-rRNA and formation of stable 66S assembly intermediates; homologous to mammalian ribosomal protein L17 and bacterial L22; RPL17B has a paralog, RPL17A, that arose from the whole genome duplication): MARYGATSTNPAKSASARGSYLRVSFKNTRETAQAINGWELTKAQKYLDQVLDHQRAIPFRRFNSSIGRTAQGKEFGVTKARWPAKSVKFVQGLLQNAAANAEAKGLDATKLYVSHIQVNQAPKQRRRTYRAHGRINKYESSPSHIELVVTEKEEAVAKAAEKKVVRLTSRQRGRIAAQKRISA
- the SWI3 gene encoding Swi3p (Subunit of the SWI/SNF chromatin remodeling complex; SWI/SNF regulates transcription by remodeling chromosomes; contains SANT domain that is required for SWI/SNF assembly; is essential for displacement of histone H2A-H2B dimers during ATP-dependent remodeling; required for transcription of many genes, including ADH1, ADH2, GAL1, HO, INO1 and SUC2; relocates to the cytosol under hypoxic conditions), which translates into the protein MENTLGEGSTVNASVDVDQHGNDNNSDSNANAAVAGVANTDTAGEESQQQDESLKDEATVPNTRDAESEAITVTAKQQPTMQANKLDSQETPSTEESRAQNVFGQDNEDSDNLFGETESSVSNNEANTPSIPTNPVDNENNKPAIKEDSTIQDSNGDVKNMEDVKIQKEEEPENNTVIEGVKEESQPDENTKEMDEVEEDDEDDDQPMISPDNSIFGDTKSESKQLGNTSSVANTPSEIPDAHKAEQEDIIEKTESVDKKVDSGEERNEQEREIMNDHSKSANPKKTTITRVEPETFEIPQAHEIVIPSYSKWFNLEKIHSIEVQSLPEFFTNRIPSKTPEVYMRYRNFMVNSYRLNPNEYFSVTTARRNVSGDAAALFRLHKFLTKWGLINYQVDSKLLPKNIEPPLTSQYSTRHDAPRGLFPFESYKPSVQLPDMAKLKKMMNTSDSESTLYKYLKESKRKYDEITHPPSTTDDENGDKNDNGGKMNNEVSTSTSMTGDANLLEEGETSRPLKKVKILEQIDENWSKEDLQKLLKGIQEFGADWYKVAKNVGNKSPEQCILRFLQLPIEDKFLYGDGNGKGDNDNGLGPLKYAPHLPFSKSENPVLSTIAFLVGLVNPKTVQSMTQRAIQSAESIKSQKEEISDQKPIEHIKEGSEIAISSLGYRSHIFATNEERQMNFLTNELIRLQMEKLDAKLNHLKKLEKFMELERKTLERQQENLLIQRLNFNQNSSKIVNVLSKCLNLISDSNINNSSVAEKEEIRSQIDHFKSMLSKPETLSIGKNPFNKPNIETGENHNGQSISNENDVKPISIEAPQFYRYWSA
- the KRE9 gene encoding Kre9p (Glycoprotein involved in cell wall beta-glucan assembly; null mutation leads to severe growth defects, aberrant multibudded morphology, and mating defects), with amino-acid sequence MRLQRNSIICALVFLVSFVLGDVNIVSPSSKATFSPSGGTVSVPVEWMDNGAYPSLSKISTFTFSLCTGPNNNIDCVAVLASKITPSELTQDDKVYSYTAEFASTLTGNGQYYIQVFAQVDGQGYTIHYTPRFQLTSMGGVTAYTYSATTEPTPQTSIQTTTTNNAQATTIDSRSFTVPYTKQTGTSRFAPMQMQPNTKVTATTWTRKFATSAVTYYSTFGSLPEQATTITPGWSYTISSGVNYATPASMPSDNGGWYKPSKRLSLSARKINMRKV